The following are encoded together in the Bombus fervidus isolate BK054 chromosome 10, iyBomFerv1, whole genome shotgun sequence genome:
- the LOC139991379 gene encoding larval cuticle protein LCP-17 translates to MKFLVMISVAMLAMASADVSEHQPVIVKQSQDISPDGSYSYSYETDNGIHHSESGTPVVTDARSAPVVVTQGQYQYVSPDGTPIKVTYVADHNGFQPQGEHIPAISPLIQKALEYIRTHPPQSDQPNL, encoded by the exons atgaaatttctc GTAATGATCTCTGTTGCTATGTTGGCTATGGCTTCGGCTGATGTGTCTGAGCATCAACCAGTCATCGTCAAACAATCTCAAGATATTTCGCCTGACGGATCCTACTCTTATTCCTACGAAACAGATAATGGAATTCATCATTCTGAAAGTGGAACTCCAGTGGTGACAGATGCAAGGAGCGCACCCGTTGTTGTTACCCAAGGACAGTATCAATATGTATCCCCCGATGGTACACCAATTAAGGTGACATATGTTGCCGATCATAACGGATTCCAACCACAGGGCGAACATATTCCAGCTATTTCTCCATTGATTCAAAAGGCTCTTGAATACATCAGAACGCATCCACCACAATCCGACCAGCCTAATCTATAA